In Nothobranchius furzeri strain GRZ-AD chromosome 18, NfurGRZ-RIMD1, whole genome shotgun sequence, a single genomic region encodes these proteins:
- the tmem54a gene encoding transmembrane protein 54a isoform X2, whose translation MKMGLALVLVGHVNFLLGALVHGAVLRGINILARTQILVSAITNVIAMVAGLMGIISGIAAIVLSKNKKNKILMWVLLVFSFLAGLLGVASTVGLSVSTVQVFRFKGTKLLNTYCSLDESTGSSSVTYECPFDPTRIYPTIAILWVPLIVMSVVEVVFTFRCFAISTSFLYLCPCRKKPKKPTQAKNVRFQKRNEIPTPLAARDPETGAEGEPSENEDLMDVSRAEQRDQWV comes from the exons ATGAAGATGGGGCTGGCCCTGGTGCTAGTGGGCCATGTCAACTTCCTCCTGGGAGCTCTGGTGCACGGCGCCGTGCTCAGAGGCATCAACATCCTGGCTAGGACCCAGATTTTGGTGTCTGCCATCACCAACGTCATTGCCATGGTGGCAGGCTTAATG GGAATCATCAGTGGGATAGCGGCCATAGTCCTGTCTAAAAACAAGAAGAACAAGATCCTG ATGTGGGTCCTGCTGGTCTTCAGCTTCCTGGCGGGTCTCTTGGGAGTTGCTTCTACTGTGGGCTTGTCCGTTTCCACGGTTCAAGTTTTCAGATTCAAAGGAACAAAGCTTTTAAACACATATTGCTCTTTAGACGAAAGTACGGGTTCGTCAAGCGTCACGTACGAATGTCCCTTTGACCCCACCCGTATCTAT CCGACTATAGCTATCCTGTGGGTGCCGCTCATTGTGATGTCTGTGGTGGAAGTGGTGTTCACCTTTCGCTGCTTTGCTATCAGCACCTCCTTCCTTTACCTGTGTCCATGCAGGAAGAAGCCCAAGAAGCCAACACAAGCTAAGAAT GtgcgcttccagaaaagaaatgaAATCCCAACACCGCTTGCTGCTCGAGACCCAGAGACGGGAGCTGAAGGAGAGCCGTCGGAGAACGAGGACCTGATGGACGTCAGCAGAGCAGAGCAGCGTGATCAGTGGGTCTAA
- the tmem54a gene encoding transmembrane protein 54a isoform X1 encodes MVTTGVCCASLKDSRALMKMGLALVLVGHVNFLLGALVHGAVLRGINILARTQILVSAITNVIAMVAGLMGIISGIAAIVLSKNKKNKILMWVLLVFSFLAGLLGVASTVGLSVSTVQVFRFKGTKLLNTYCSLDESTGSSSVTYECPFDPTRIYPTIAILWVPLIVMSVVEVVFTFRCFAISTSFLYLCPCRKKPKKPTQAKNVRFQKRNEIPTPLAARDPETGAEGEPSENEDLMDVSRAEQRDQWV; translated from the exons ATGGTGACTACAG GAGTATGCTGCGCCAGCCTCAAAGACAGCCGAGCCCTGATGAAGATGGGGCTGGCCCTGGTGCTAGTGGGCCATGTCAACTTCCTCCTGGGAGCTCTGGTGCACGGCGCCGTGCTCAGAGGCATCAACATCCTGGCTAGGACCCAGATTTTGGTGTCTGCCATCACCAACGTCATTGCCATGGTGGCAGGCTTAATG GGAATCATCAGTGGGATAGCGGCCATAGTCCTGTCTAAAAACAAGAAGAACAAGATCCTG ATGTGGGTCCTGCTGGTCTTCAGCTTCCTGGCGGGTCTCTTGGGAGTTGCTTCTACTGTGGGCTTGTCCGTTTCCACGGTTCAAGTTTTCAGATTCAAAGGAACAAAGCTTTTAAACACATATTGCTCTTTAGACGAAAGTACGGGTTCGTCAAGCGTCACGTACGAATGTCCCTTTGACCCCACCCGTATCTAT CCGACTATAGCTATCCTGTGGGTGCCGCTCATTGTGATGTCTGTGGTGGAAGTGGTGTTCACCTTTCGCTGCTTTGCTATCAGCACCTCCTTCCTTTACCTGTGTCCATGCAGGAAGAAGCCCAAGAAGCCAACACAAGCTAAGAAT GtgcgcttccagaaaagaaatgaAATCCCAACACCGCTTGCTGCTCGAGACCCAGAGACGGGAGCTGAAGGAGAGCCGTCGGAGAACGAGGACCTGATGGACGTCAGCAGAGCAGAGCAGCGTGATCAGTGGGTCTAA
- the zpcx gene encoding zona pellucida protein C: MGPIQQVVFLFLGHCFAARSFGRPEDTLFPQDFGGFFDNNWLFPFDRNFDFPSFDTFFSSWRSWNPDFHMLAEFPPVVNVPRIQVFCDETKLTLLVDKNAFGLTLTTGDIQLGDGCYSNKELPNQLGFVYNLDQCGTVPVLQNGEQVFTNSLHLNVKKNSPWWQTPPSIHVSCIPKRLFMDPNPVFQPEKAKTFNIQAMNPSWTNKAESNIYKRGQMINLQVSATTGPDQQLFIQSCFVSASPEAQTRPRRSVILNKGCASSLGHMVAQFVSTDRADVVNFIVNTSRGGSELYIHCSVVVADAAVTPASKSCNYNVNKSRWEELNGDVEVCGCCSSKCKGPVVYNLSVDAKAVVSVGPLVIVDDGESSPALPESEPQTFGSSLPTTMRSDAPDPADDVAVSAADPLINLFQPSPQGVVMVRQDPDATITLWLPEPVQADHENGIHQAEESLKPDEKSEMRMKSEGDSSLWDLKLLPLADGWKIPQDYEVIAGSFPISSWLKCLNQSYQNIKQNGHQPS; encoded by the exons ATGGGACCAATACAGCAAGTTGTGTTCCTGTTTCTTGGTCATTGCTTTGCTGCCCGGTCTTTCGGAAGACCCGAAGACACTTTGTTTCCCCAGGATTTTGGAGGATTCTTTGACAATAATTGGCTGTTTCCATTTGACAGAAACTTCGACTTCCCATCGTTTGACACGTTCTTCAGCTCTTGGAGATCCTGGAACCCCGACTTTCACATGCTTGCCGAGTTCCCTCCTGTTGTAAATGTTCCACGAATCCAGGTTTTTTGTGATGAAACTAAGCTGACGTTGCTGGTAGACAAGAACGCCTTTGGTCTGACGTTGACCACAGGGGACATCCAGCTGGGTGATGGCTGCTATAGCAACAAAGAGCTTCCAAACCAGCTTGGTTTTGTTTATAATTTGGACCAATGTGGAACTGTGCCAGTG CTCCAGAATGGTGAGCAGGTGTTCACCAACTCACTCCACTTAAATGTCAAGAAAAATTCTCCTTGGTGGCAAACTCCCCCCTCAATTCATGTATCCTGCATCCCAAAGAG GCTGTTTATGGATCCAAACCCTGTTTTTCAACCAGAGAAAGCAAAGACCTTCAACATCCAAGCCATGAACC cATCCTGGACCAACAAAGCAGAGTCCAACATCTATAAAAGAGGCCAGATGATCAACCTCCAGGTTTCTGCCACAACTGGACCAGATCAGCAGCTTTTCATCCAGTCCTGTTTTGTCTCTGCTTCTCCTGAAGCTCAAACCAGACCTAGACGCTCTGTCATATTGAACAAGGG ATGTGCATCTTCACTGGGTCACATGGTTGCACAGTTTGTGTCCACCGATCGAGCGGATGTGGTTAACTTCATCGTGAACACCTCTCGTGGTGGTTCTGAG CTCTATATCCACTGTAGCGTGGTCGTCGCGGATGCAGCGGTCACTCCTGCCTCGAAGTCCTGCAACTACAACGTGAATAAATCAAG ATGGGAAGAACTAAACGGGGACGTAGaagtctgtggctgctgtagctcAAAGTGCAAAGGTCCAGTTGTCTATAACCTTTCTGTTG ATGCTAAGGCCGTGGTCAGCGTTGGCCCCTTGGTTATTGTCGACGACGGTGAGTCGAGTCCTGCCCTTCCAGAATCCGAACCTCAAACTTTCGGCTCCTCTCTACCCACCACCATGAGATCCGACGCCCCTGATCCAGCTGACGATGTGGCAGTTTCTGCTGCTGATCCTCTAATAAACTTATTCCAGCCTTCCCCACAGGGTGTGGTAATGGTGAGGCAGGATCCAGATGCTACGATAACACTCTGGCTACCTGAACCGGTGCAGGCGGACCATGAAAATGGCATCCATCAGGCTGAAGAGTCCCTCAAACCAGATGAGAAGTCAGAGATGAGAATGAAAAGCGAAGGTGACTCTTCGCTCTGGGATCTGAAGCTGCTGCCTCTGGCTGATGGCTGGAAAATTCCTCAAGACTATGAAGTGATTGCTGGAAGCTTCCCAA TCTCCAGCTGGTTGAAATGCCTGAACCAGTCCTACCAGAACATAAAACAGAATGGCCACCAGCCAAGTTGA
- the pabpc4 gene encoding polyadenylate-binding protein 4 isoform X2: MNTATGSYPMASLYVGDLHPDITEAMLYEKFSPAGPVLSIRVCRDMITRRSLGYAYVNFSQPADAERALDTMNFDVVKGKPIRIMWSQRDPSLRKSGVGNVFIKNLDKSIDNKALYDTFSAFGNILSCKVVCDENGSKGYAFVHFETQDAADRAIEKMNGMLLNDRKVFVGRFKSRKEREAELGAKAKEFTNVYIKNFGDDMDDERLKELFEKHGKTLSVKVMTDSTGKSRGFGFVSFEKHEDANKAVEEMNGSELNGKTVFVGRAQKKMERQAELKRRFEQLKQERISRYQGVNLYIKNLDDTIDDEKLRKEFSPFGSITSAKVMLEEGRSKGFGFVCFSSPEEATKAVTEMNGRIVGSKPLYVALAQRKEERKAHLTNQYMQRIAGMRAMPANAIISQFQPTSGYFMPAVPQAQNRTTYYAPNQLAQMRPNPRWQQQGGRGQGGFQGMPSSQLRQPGPRANLRHMSPGGGSQGPRANQGMAPRPSMGVSGPRAMPPYKYATGVRNPNPQVVQPIALQQAQPAVHVQGQEPLTASMLAAAPPQEQKQMLGERLFPLIQSMHANLAGKITGMLLEIDNSELLHMLESHESLRSKVEEAVAVLQAHQAKKEATQKAGGMTTAAAATS, from the exons ATGAACACAGCGACGGGGAGTTATCCGATGGCTTCTCTCTACGTGGGCGAcctgcaccccgacatcaccGAGGCGATGCTGTACGAGAAGTTCAGCCCGGCCGGACCGGTGCTCTCCATTCGGGTCTGCAGGGACATGATCACCCGGCGCTCCCTTGGATACGCTTATGTCAACTTCTCCCAGCCGGCTGACG CCGAGAGAGCCCTGGACACCATGAACTTTGACGTGGTGAAAGGGAAGCCCATCAGAATCATGTGGTCACAGAGAGATCCCTCCCTCAGGAAGTCCGGGGTGGGCAACGTGTTCATCAAGAACCTCGACAAGTCCATCGACAACAAAGCTCTGTACGACACCTTCTCCGCCTTTGGCAACATCCTCTCCTGCAAG GTGGTGTGTGATGAGAACGGCTCAAAGGGCTACGCTTTCGTCCACTTTGAGACGCAGGATGCCGCCGATCGAGCCATTGAGAAGATGAACGGGATGCTCCTGAATGACCGCAAGGT CTTTGTGGGTCGTTTCAAGTCTCGCAAAGAACGGGAGGCTGAGCTTGGCGCCAAAGCCAAAGAGTTCACAAACGTTTACATCAAGAACTTTGGAGACGACATGGACGACGAACGGCTGAAGGAGCTGTTTGAGAAACACG GTAAAACCCTGAGCGTGAAGGTGATGACAGACTCCACGGGCAAATCCAGAGGATTTGGATTTGTCAGCTTTGAGAAACACGAGGACGCTAACAAG GCTGTGGAGGAAATGAACGGCTCTGAACTTAACGGCAAGACCGTATTTGTGGGGAGGGCTCAGAAGAAAATGGAGCGTCAGGCGGAGCTGAAAAGGAGGTTTGAGCAGCTGAAACAGGAGAGAATCAGTCGCTACCAG GGAGTTAACCTTTACATCAAGAATCTGGATGACACCATCGATGATGAGAAACTACGTAAGGAGTTCTCTCCCTTTGGGTCCATTACAAGCGCTAAG GTGATGCTAGAAGAAGGTCGTTCGAAGGGTTTTGGCTTTGTCTGCTTCTCTTCACCCGAGGAGGCCACCAAGGCGGTCACGGAGATGAACGGACGCATCGTTGGCTCCAAACCGCTCTACGTGGCTCTCGCTCAGCGCAAAGAGGAGCGCAAAGCCCACCTCACCAACCAGTACATGCAGCGCATCGCTGGCATGAGGGCCATGCCCGCTAACGCCATCATTAGCCAGTTCCAGCCTACCAGTGGCTACTTCATGCCAGCTGTGCCACAG GCCCAAAATAGGACGACATACTATGCTCCGAACCAGCTGGCCCAAATGCGACCCAACCCCAGGTGGCAGCAACAAGGTGGCAGAGGTCAAG GTGGTTTCCAGGGAATGCCCAGCTCCCAGCTGCGTCAGCCTGGACCCCGTGCCAACCTAAGACACATGAGTCCCGGCGGTGGCTCTCAGGGCCCAAGAG CAAACCAGGGCATGGCTCCTCGTCCATCCATGGGAGTCTCCGGTCCCCGGGCCATGCCTCCTTACAAATACGCCACCGGTGTCCGTAACCCCAACCCCCAAGTGGTGCAACCTATTGCCTTACAGCAG GCTCAGCCAGCTGTGCACGTTCAGGGCCAGGAGCCTCTCACGGCCTCCATGCTGGCTGCTGCACCTCCTCAGGAGCAGAAACAGATGCTAG GAGAACGTTTGTTTCCACTGATTCAGAGCATGCACGCCAACCTGGCTGGAAAGATCACAGGCATGCTGCTGGAGATCGACAACTCAGAGCTGCTGCACATGCTGGAGTCACACGAATCTCTCCGTTCAAAG GTGGAGGAGGCCGTTGCTGTGCTGCAGGCCCACCAGGCGAAGAAAGAAGCCACGCAGAAAGCTGGCGGCATgaccactgctgctgctgcaacatCCTGA
- the pabpc4 gene encoding polyadenylate-binding protein 4 isoform X1 — MNTATGSYPMASLYVGDLHPDITEAMLYEKFSPAGPVLSIRVCRDMITRRSLGYAYVNFSQPADAERALDTMNFDVVKGKPIRIMWSQRDPSLRKSGVGNVFIKNLDKSIDNKALYDTFSAFGNILSCKVVCDENGSKGYAFVHFETQDAADRAIEKMNGMLLNDRKVFVGRFKSRKEREAELGAKAKEFTNVYIKNFGDDMDDERLKELFEKHGKTLSVKVMTDSTGKSRGFGFVSFEKHEDANKAVEEMNGSELNGKTVFVGRAQKKMERQAELKRRFEQLKQERISRYQGVNLYIKNLDDTIDDEKLRKEFSPFGSITSAKVMLEEGRSKGFGFVCFSSPEEATKAVTEMNGRIVGSKPLYVALAQRKEERKAHLTNQYMQRIAGMRAMPANAIISQFQPTSGYFMPAVPQAQNRTTYYAPNQLAQMRPNPRWQQQGGRGQGGFQGMPSSQLRQPGPRANLRHMSPGGGSQGPRAANQGMAPRPSMGVSGPRAMPPYKYATGVRNPNPQVVQPIALQQAQPAVHVQGQEPLTASMLAAAPPQEQKQMLGERLFPLIQSMHANLAGKITGMLLEIDNSELLHMLESHESLRSKVEEAVAVLQAHQAKKEATQKAGGMTTAAAATS, encoded by the exons ATGAACACAGCGACGGGGAGTTATCCGATGGCTTCTCTCTACGTGGGCGAcctgcaccccgacatcaccGAGGCGATGCTGTACGAGAAGTTCAGCCCGGCCGGACCGGTGCTCTCCATTCGGGTCTGCAGGGACATGATCACCCGGCGCTCCCTTGGATACGCTTATGTCAACTTCTCCCAGCCGGCTGACG CCGAGAGAGCCCTGGACACCATGAACTTTGACGTGGTGAAAGGGAAGCCCATCAGAATCATGTGGTCACAGAGAGATCCCTCCCTCAGGAAGTCCGGGGTGGGCAACGTGTTCATCAAGAACCTCGACAAGTCCATCGACAACAAAGCTCTGTACGACACCTTCTCCGCCTTTGGCAACATCCTCTCCTGCAAG GTGGTGTGTGATGAGAACGGCTCAAAGGGCTACGCTTTCGTCCACTTTGAGACGCAGGATGCCGCCGATCGAGCCATTGAGAAGATGAACGGGATGCTCCTGAATGACCGCAAGGT CTTTGTGGGTCGTTTCAAGTCTCGCAAAGAACGGGAGGCTGAGCTTGGCGCCAAAGCCAAAGAGTTCACAAACGTTTACATCAAGAACTTTGGAGACGACATGGACGACGAACGGCTGAAGGAGCTGTTTGAGAAACACG GTAAAACCCTGAGCGTGAAGGTGATGACAGACTCCACGGGCAAATCCAGAGGATTTGGATTTGTCAGCTTTGAGAAACACGAGGACGCTAACAAG GCTGTGGAGGAAATGAACGGCTCTGAACTTAACGGCAAGACCGTATTTGTGGGGAGGGCTCAGAAGAAAATGGAGCGTCAGGCGGAGCTGAAAAGGAGGTTTGAGCAGCTGAAACAGGAGAGAATCAGTCGCTACCAG GGAGTTAACCTTTACATCAAGAATCTGGATGACACCATCGATGATGAGAAACTACGTAAGGAGTTCTCTCCCTTTGGGTCCATTACAAGCGCTAAG GTGATGCTAGAAGAAGGTCGTTCGAAGGGTTTTGGCTTTGTCTGCTTCTCTTCACCCGAGGAGGCCACCAAGGCGGTCACGGAGATGAACGGACGCATCGTTGGCTCCAAACCGCTCTACGTGGCTCTCGCTCAGCGCAAAGAGGAGCGCAAAGCCCACCTCACCAACCAGTACATGCAGCGCATCGCTGGCATGAGGGCCATGCCCGCTAACGCCATCATTAGCCAGTTCCAGCCTACCAGTGGCTACTTCATGCCAGCTGTGCCACAG GCCCAAAATAGGACGACATACTATGCTCCGAACCAGCTGGCCCAAATGCGACCCAACCCCAGGTGGCAGCAACAAGGTGGCAGAGGTCAAG GTGGTTTCCAGGGAATGCCCAGCTCCCAGCTGCGTCAGCCTGGACCCCGTGCCAACCTAAGACACATGAGTCCCGGCGGTGGCTCTCAGGGCCCAAGAG CAGCAAACCAGGGCATGGCTCCTCGTCCATCCATGGGAGTCTCCGGTCCCCGGGCCATGCCTCCTTACAAATACGCCACCGGTGTCCGTAACCCCAACCCCCAAGTGGTGCAACCTATTGCCTTACAGCAG GCTCAGCCAGCTGTGCACGTTCAGGGCCAGGAGCCTCTCACGGCCTCCATGCTGGCTGCTGCACCTCCTCAGGAGCAGAAACAGATGCTAG GAGAACGTTTGTTTCCACTGATTCAGAGCATGCACGCCAACCTGGCTGGAAAGATCACAGGCATGCTGCTGGAGATCGACAACTCAGAGCTGCTGCACATGCTGGAGTCACACGAATCTCTCCGTTCAAAG GTGGAGGAGGCCGTTGCTGTGCTGCAGGCCCACCAGGCGAAGAAAGAAGCCACGCAGAAAGCTGGCGGCATgaccactgctgctgctgcaacatCCTGA
- the ppie gene encoding peptidyl-prolyl cis-trans isomerase E: MAANKRVLYIGGLAEEVDEKVIHAAFIPFGDIIDIQMPLDYETEKHRGFAFIEFELAEDAAAAIDNMNESELFGRTIRVNIAKPMRIKEGSSRPVWSDDDWLKKFSGKTVEEAEAEAATGEATTTTQEGEPPAKKGRINPQVYMDIKIGNKPAGRLRFLLRADIVPMTAENFRCLCTHEKGFGYKGSSFHRIIPQFMCQGGDFTNHNGTGGKSIYGRKFDDENFVLKHTAPGQLSMANSGANTNGSQFFITTDKTDWLDGKHVVFGELLEGMDVLRSMEAQGTKDGKPKQKVIISDCGEYE, translated from the exons ATGGCTGCCAACAAACGAGTTTTGTATATCG GTGGTTTAGCGGAAGAGGTGGATGAGAAGGTGATACACGCAGCTTTTATTCCGTTTGGAGACATCATAGACATCCAGATGCCGCTAGACTATGAAACCG AAAAGCACAGAGGCTTTGCTTTCATTGAGTTTGAGCTGGCAGAG GATGCAGCAGCAGCAATTGATAACATG AACGAGTCGGAACTGTTTGGACGAACCATTCGTGTCAACATCGCCAAGCCCATGAGAATCAAGGAGGGTTCTTCCCGACCAG TTTGGTCTGATGATGACTGGCTGAAGAAATTCTCGGGAAAAACTGTGGAGGAAGCTGAGGCAGAAGCAGCAACTGGAGAAGCGACGACTACAACACAGGAG gGAGAGCCTCCGGCTAAAAAGGGCAGAATAAATCCTCAGGTCTACATGGACATCAAGATTGGCAACAAGCCAGCAGGAAGACTGCGCTTCCTCCTCCGGGCTGACATTGTTCCTATGACAGCAG AGAATTTCCGCTGCTTGTGCACTCATGAGAAAGGCTTTGGCTACAAAGGCAGCAGCTTCCATCGCATCATCCCTCAGTTCATGTGCCAAGGAGGTGACTTCACCAACCACAACGGCACCGGCGGCAAGTCCATCTACGGCCGGAAGTTTGATGATGAGAACTTTGTCCTGAAACACACCGCTCCAG GGCAGCTCTCCATGGCCAACTCTGGAGCCAACACCAACGGCTCCCAGTTCTTCATCACCACCGATAAAACAGACTGGCTGGACGGTAAACATGTGGTGTTTGGAGAGCTGCTGGAGGGGATGGATGTGCTCCGATCAATGGAG GCGCAAGGAACAAAGGATGGCAAACCGAAGCAGAAAGTGATCATTTCAGATTGTGGAGAATatgaatga
- the gjb10 gene encoding gap junction protein beta 10 has translation MNWAFLQGLLSGVNRYSTAFGRVWLSIVFLFRIMVFVVAAEKVWGDEQKDFSCNTAQPGCHNVCYDHFFPVSHVRLWALQLIFVTCPSLLVVMHVAYREDKERKNKAKHGENCQSIYQNTGKKRGGLWWTYVLTLVFKIGVDATFIYLLYHIYEGYDFPSLIKCTEAPCPNTVDCFISRPTEKRIFTIFMVVTSFICILLSIIEIIYLIVKRCHECISSRGSHNSRSIRTHTMSSGSTLIAANTLKLGSKHTPETPAPSYMVAVS, from the coding sequence ATGAACTGGGCATTCCTCCAGGGCCTCCTCAGCGGGGTGAACAGATACTCCACAGCCTTCGGCCGAGTGTGGCTCTCCATTGTTTTCCTCTTCAGGATCATGGTGTTTGTGGTGGCGGCAGAGAAGGTGTGGGGGGACGAGCAGAAAGACTTCAGCTGCAACACGGCTCAGCCCGGCTGCCACAACGTCTGCTACGATCACTTCTTCCCTGTGTCTCACGTGCGCCTCTGGGCCCTGCAGCTCATCTTCGTCACCTGCCCGTCTCTCCTGGTGGTGATGCACGTGGCCTACAGGGAGGACAAGGAGAGAAAAAACAAAGCCAAGCATGGTGAGAACTGCCAGAGCATCTACCAAAACACTGGTAAGAAGCGCGGAGGCCTGTGGTGGACCTACGTCCTCACCCTGGTCTTCAAAATCGGCGTGGACGCCACTTTCATCTACCTTCTTTACCACATCTACGAAGGCTACGATTTCCCCTCGCTCATCAAGTGTACGGAGGCGCCTTGCCCCAACACGGTGGACTGCTTCATCTCTCGGCCTACAGAGAAGAGAATCTTCACCATCTTCATGGTGGTCACCAGTTTCATCTGCATCCTCCTCTCCATCATAGAAATCATCTACCTGATTGTCAAACGCTGCCACGAGTGCATCTCAAGCAGAGGCAGCCATAACTCCCGCTCCATCAGGACCCACACCATGTCCAGCGGCAGCACCCTGATAGCAGCAAACACTCTGAAACTGGGCAGCAAACACACCCCTGAGACACCAGCGCCGTCGTACATGGTCGCCGTGTCATGA
- the gjb3 gene encoding gap junction protein beta 3, with the protein MDWKTFQNLLSGVNKYSTAFGRIWLSVVFVFRVMVYVVAAERVWGDEQKDFDCNTKQPGCANVCYDHFFPISHIRLWALQLIFVTCPSFMVVMHVAYRDERERKYRAKHGEDSKLYNNTGKKHGGLWWTYLLSLFVKTGIEVSFLYILHRIYDSFYLPRLVKCDVSPCPNVVDCYIGHPTEKKVFTYFMVGASALCIVLNICEIIYLISKRIARCVNKMKRRHQHVAVRYDDYNNDNSYNNYNMSLTRQEKKKQLPPLKNFDNTQYRLAPLPTDEKIRASAPNLTFTYN; encoded by the coding sequence ATGGACTGGaagaccttccaaaacctcctcaGCGGGGTGAACAAGTACTCCACTGCGTTTGGACGGATCTGGCTGTCGGTGGTGTTTGTGTTCCGGGTGATGGTGTACGTGGTGGCAGCCGAGCGGGTTTGGGGTGATGAGCAGAAGGACTTTGACTGCAACACCAAGCAGCCCGGTTGCGCCAACGTCTGCTACGACCACTTCTTCCCCATTTCCCACATCCGCCTGTGGGCGCTGCAGCTCATCTTCGTCACGTGCCCGTCCTTCATGGTGGTCATGCACGTGGCATACAGAGACGAGCGCGAGCGCAAGTACAGGGCCAAGCACGGCGAGGACTCCAAGCTGTACAACAACACGGGCAAGAAACATGGCGGCTTGTGGTGGACCTATCTGCTCAGCCTTTTCGTCAAGACGGGCATCGAAGTTTCCTTCCTCTACATCCTCCACCGAATCTACGACAGCTTCTACCTGCCGAGGCTGGTCAAGTGTGACGTGTCTCCTTGTCCCAATGTGGTGGACTGTTACATCGGTCACCCCACCGAGAAGAAGGTCTTCACCTACTTCATGGTGGGTGCCTCGGCCCTCTGCATCGTCCTGAACATCTGCGAGATCATTTATCTCATCTCCAAGCGCATTGCCCGATGTGTCAACAAGATGAAAAGACGCCATCAGCACGTGGCTGTGCGCTACGACGACTACAACAACGACAACTCCTACAACAACTACAACATGTCCCTGACAAGGCAAGAGAAGAAGAAGCAGCTTCCGCCCTTGAAGAACTTCGATAACACCCAGTACCGGCTTGCTCCTCTCCCCACGGATGAGAAAATCCGGGCCTCTGCTCCCAACTTGACCTTTACTTACAACTGA